A single Vicinamibacteria bacterium DNA region contains:
- a CDS encoding cytidine deaminase: MTRVREGRVRPLAPPDLRDLARLARGARRRAHAPFSHFKVGAALRARSGEIVTGCNVENASYGLTLCAERVAVFKAVSEGIRAFDAVAVVTASPRLTPPCGACRQILWEFCGDVWVNLSDLKGHTRTLRLSELLPFPFDSRHL, translated from the coding sequence ATGACGCGCGTCCGGGAAGGGAGGGTCCGCCCCCTGGCCCCCCCCGACCTCCGGGACCTGGCCCGCCTCGCCCGCGGGGCCCGCCGCCGGGCCCACGCCCCCTTCTCACACTTCAAGGTCGGTGCGGCTCTGCGCGCGCGGAGCGGTGAGATCGTGACCGGCTGCAATGTGGAGAACGCCTCCTACGGCCTCACCCTCTGCGCGGAGCGCGTGGCGGTCTTCAAGGCGGTCTCGGAGGGGATCCGCGCCTTCGATGCGGTGGCGGTAGTGACCGCATCTCCCCGCCTGACCCCGCCCTGCGGCGCCTGTCGGCAGATCCTATGGGAGTTCTGCGGAGACGTGTGGGTGAACCTGAGCGACCTCAAGGGCCACACGCGGACCCTGCGCCTCTCCGAGCTGCTGCCGTTTCCCTTCGACTCCCGGCACCTGTGA
- a CDS encoding alcohol dehydrogenase catalytic domain-containing protein, giving the protein MKAAVYRGANDLRIEDIPVPDVERGEMLVRVDSCGICGTDIKKIKKGLLAGPRVFGHEIAGTVVRPGPGVSRFREGQRVVLHHHIPCGSCFYCGHAAYAQCEGYKRNGTTAGFEPAGGGFAEYVKAMDWIVERGAIPVPDGVWPEEAIFVEPVNTCLKAVKKAEVQGGETVLVVGQGPIGLLLLQLARWAGAGTIVSDIMPDRLEMSRRLGAEVALDATVDVSREVRALTGGRGADCAFVAAVGSLPFAQAVSATRPGGRIMVFAATSAGETAEMDLGALCAAEKEIRTSYSASVDVQDLAARLVFGREIRVRELVTHRLPLPEATAAVELASRPAPGVLKVVLQAQTTVR; this is encoded by the coding sequence ATGAAGGCTGCGGTTTACAGGGGTGCCAACGACCTCCGCATCGAGGACATCCCGGTTCCCGACGTGGAACGGGGAGAGATGCTGGTCCGAGTGGACTCCTGCGGCATCTGCGGCACCGACATTAAGAAGATCAAGAAAGGCCTCCTGGCCGGCCCCCGAGTGTTCGGCCACGAGATCGCGGGAACGGTCGTCAGGCCTGGTCCCGGTGTCTCCCGATTCCGGGAAGGCCAGCGGGTCGTCCTCCACCATCACATTCCGTGCGGGTCGTGCTTTTACTGCGGGCACGCGGCCTACGCCCAGTGCGAGGGCTACAAGCGGAATGGGACGACCGCGGGGTTCGAGCCGGCCGGAGGCGGCTTCGCGGAGTACGTCAAGGCCATGGACTGGATCGTGGAGCGGGGGGCCATACCCGTCCCCGACGGGGTATGGCCGGAGGAAGCGATCTTTGTCGAGCCCGTCAACACCTGCCTCAAGGCCGTCAAGAAGGCCGAAGTGCAGGGGGGGGAGACCGTCCTCGTGGTGGGGCAGGGGCCGATCGGTCTGCTGCTCCTACAGCTCGCCCGCTGGGCCGGGGCCGGCACCATCGTTTCCGACATCATGCCCGACCGCCTCGAGATGAGCCGCCGTCTGGGGGCAGAGGTCGCTCTGGATGCGACCGTCGATGTGAGCCGTGAGGTGAGGGCCCTGACCGGAGGCCGGGGTGCCGACTGCGCCTTTGTGGCCGCGGTCGGTAGCCTCCCCTTCGCCCAGGCGGTTAGCGCCACCCGCCCCGGCGGCCGTATCATGGTGTTTGCTGCAACTTCCGCTGGAGAGACGGCCGAGATGGACCTAGGCGCCCTGTGCGCCGCCGAGAAGGAGATCCGCACGTCCTATAGCGCGTCGGTCGACGTTCAGGACTTGGCGGCCCGCCTTGTGTTCGGTCGGGAGATCCGGGTCCGGGAGCTCGTGACCCATCGCCTCCCCCTCCCGGAGGCCACGGCTGCGGTCGAACTTGCGTCGAGGCCTGCCCCCGGTGTCTTGAAGGTCGTCCTGCAGGCCCAAACCACTGTGAGGTAA
- a CDS encoding WYL domain-containing protein — protein MRNAEVIRQWKILKTIEAGRFTTAPEMAREHGVTERTIRRDIEALQEAGFPLYDDRSEGRKVWRLVEGYKQRLTQSFTLAELAALYFGKNLLTFLGGAPFSQDLESAFAKIREALPARSLPYLARIQELFSARPDPWKDYSKKADIIAGLIDATLHQRQLAIAYFSFNSKRTKTYTLDPYRLVYYHGGLYLYARAHEYGEVRTFAVERIQSIEVLDHTFEVPPDFSVSEYARGAFGIAGGKAETVELLFGPEMAGYIRERVWHESQVLGDRPDGSVTLRLQVAPGWELKSWIKGFLPHVRVLQPPSLREEIGKDLEKAAPSFKGSRKASR, from the coding sequence ATGCGCAACGCGGAGGTCATCCGCCAGTGGAAGATCCTCAAGACCATCGAGGCCGGGCGCTTCACCACTGCCCCCGAGATGGCGCGGGAGCATGGGGTCACGGAGCGCACGATACGCCGCGACATCGAGGCCCTGCAGGAAGCGGGCTTCCCGCTCTACGACGATCGCTCCGAGGGGCGCAAAGTCTGGCGGCTGGTCGAAGGCTATAAGCAGCGCCTGACCCAGAGCTTCACCCTGGCCGAGCTGGCCGCCCTCTACTTTGGCAAGAACCTCCTCACCTTCCTGGGGGGGGCCCCCTTTTCCCAGGACTTGGAATCGGCCTTCGCCAAGATCCGCGAGGCCCTGCCCGCCCGGAGCCTGCCGTACCTGGCCCGGATCCAAGAGCTTTTTTCCGCCCGTCCCGATCCCTGGAAGGACTATTCGAAGAAGGCGGACATCATCGCAGGGCTCATTGACGCCACCCTCCACCAGCGCCAGCTCGCGATCGCCTACTTCTCCTTCAACTCCAAGCGCACAAAGACCTACACCCTGGACCCCTACCGGCTCGTCTACTATCACGGAGGGCTCTATCTCTACGCGCGCGCCCACGAGTATGGCGAAGTACGGACCTTCGCGGTAGAACGCATTCAGAGCATCGAGGTCCTCGACCACACGTTCGAGGTTCCGCCCGATTTCAGCGTCTCCGAGTACGCCCGCGGGGCCTTCGGGATCGCGGGGGGGAAGGCAGAGACGGTGGAGCTTCTCTTCGGCCCCGAGATGGCGGGCTACATCCGCGAGCGGGTGTGGCACGAGAGCCAGGTCTTGGGCGACCGGCCCGACGGCTCTGTGACCCTGCGCCTCCAGGTGGCCCCGGGCTGGGAGCTGAAGTCCTGGATAAAGGGCTTCCTGCCCCATGTCCGGGTTCTGCAACCCCCATCCCTGCGTGAGGAGATCGGGAAAGACCTGGAGAAGGCGGCCCCGAGCTTCAAGGGCTCCCGGAAGGCTTCGCGTTAG
- the hpt gene encoding hypoxanthine phosphoribosyltransferase — MKLLLSHDAIQARILEMGRQIASDYAGREPHLVGVLKGACTFMTDLARAMEDLPLTLDYIAVSSYGLATKTSGEVRLVKDLDQGLDGRDLLVVEDIVDTGLTLNYLLNVLRARGPRTVKVAALLSKPSRRLVQTQLDYVGFTIEDHFVVGYGLDYNEKYRNLKDIVVYGS, encoded by the coding sequence ATGAAGCTGTTGCTTTCGCATGACGCTATCCAGGCCCGGATCTTGGAGATGGGCCGGCAGATCGCGTCGGATTATGCCGGACGGGAGCCCCACCTGGTGGGCGTGCTCAAGGGCGCCTGCACCTTCATGACCGACCTGGCCCGGGCCATGGAGGACCTCCCCCTCACCCTCGACTACATCGCGGTCTCCTCCTATGGCTTGGCCACCAAGACCTCGGGCGAGGTCCGTTTGGTCAAGGACTTAGATCAGGGTCTCGACGGGCGCGACCTCCTGGTGGTGGAGGACATCGTCGACACCGGCCTCACCCTCAACTACCTCTTGAACGTCCTCCGCGCCCGCGGGCCCCGGACGGTCAAGGTCGCGGCTCTGCTCTCCAAGCCTTCGCGCCGTCTGGTGCAGACCCAGTTGGACTACGTGGGCTTCACCATCGAAGACCATTTCGTCGTCGGCTACGGCCTCGATTACAACGAGAAGTACCGCAACCTCAAAGATATCGTGGTCTACGGGTCCTGA
- a CDS encoding proline dehydrogenase family protein, whose translation MRALTFLARRFVAGETAEDAVAVGGRLRERGINATFDKLGEDVHDRDAARRAAEAAKEVLRLITPPVDRNISIKLSSMGQEISRDFCLEMAAGILDVARQVGGFVRLDMEGSKLTQDTIEIFHTLRKTHQNVGIVLQAYLRRTEEDVKEAISRGDRIRLCKGAYKEPERIAWTDMADIRRNFQKCARLLLSGGTYPAIATHDESLVQGTLDYTREEKIPAARFEFQMLYGLRPRRWDELVAAGHNVRIYIPYGTHWLPYFYRRLRERKENVLFVLRSLVGG comes from the coding sequence ATGAGAGCGCTCACCTTCCTGGCCCGGCGCTTCGTGGCGGGAGAGACGGCGGAGGACGCGGTGGCAGTGGGCGGGCGTCTGCGCGAGCGGGGCATCAATGCCACCTTTGACAAGCTGGGCGAGGATGTCCATGACCGCGACGCGGCCCGCCGCGCCGCCGAGGCGGCCAAGGAGGTCCTCCGTCTGATCACCCCTCCGGTGGACCGAAACATCTCGATCAAGCTCTCCTCCATGGGCCAGGAGATCTCGCGCGACTTCTGCCTGGAGATGGCGGCCGGGATCCTGGACGTGGCCCGCCAAGTGGGGGGCTTCGTTCGCCTGGACATGGAGGGCTCGAAGCTCACCCAGGACACGATTGAGATCTTCCACACCTTGCGCAAGACCCACCAGAACGTGGGGATCGTCTTGCAGGCCTATCTCCGCCGCACCGAAGAGGACGTGAAGGAGGCGATCTCCCGCGGGGACCGCATTCGCCTTTGCAAGGGCGCATACAAGGAGCCCGAACGCATCGCCTGGACGGACATGGCAGACATCCGCCGGAACTTCCAGAAGTGCGCTCGCTTACTCCTGAGCGGAGGCACCTACCCTGCCATTGCGACCCACGACGAGTCCTTGGTGCAGGGGACCCTCGACTACACGCGCGAGGAGAAGATCCCGGCCGCGCGCTTCGAGTTCCAGATGCTGTACGGCCTCAGGCCAAGACGCTGGGACGAGCTCGTTGCCGCGGGTCACAATGTGCGGATCTACATTCCCTACGGCACGCACTGGCTGCCTTACTTCTACCGCCGGCTTCGAGAGCGGAAGGAGAACGTCCTGTTTGTCCTGCGGAGCCTCGTCGGTGGTTGA
- a CDS encoding thymidine phosphorylase, whose amino-acid sequence MRAVDVIQRKRDGLELSREEISFFVEGYTRGRIPDYQASALAMAIFFKGMTAGETVGLAEAMMGTGEVLDLSDLPGPKADKHSTGGVGDKTSLILAPLAAACGVYVPMISGRGLGHTGGTLDKLESIPGFRVNLSLTEFRAVLRKARLGLIGQTPEIAPADRKLYALRDVTATVESLPLIAASIMSKKMAEGIDALILDVKTGDGAFMKTLPESKGLAETMVAIGRGLGKKVAALITDMEQPLGHAVGNALEVAECVETLKGRGPKDLESLSLELAGWMLTLGGLVPTMEAARARVRDALGSGAGLRKFQEIVELQGGDPRVCDDGSRLPRAREQVDLKAEADGRVVRIGCRAVGHAAMLLGAGRETVDSAIDPAVGLVLHKKVGDLVIKDEPLLTLHVNDRGRLDEAQHRLREAIRVAPEAPPRAPLIHAVLD is encoded by the coding sequence ATGCGGGCGGTCGACGTCATCCAGCGCAAGCGGGACGGTCTCGAACTGTCCCGAGAGGAGATCTCGTTCTTCGTCGAAGGCTATACCCGTGGTCGGATCCCCGACTATCAGGCCTCCGCCCTGGCCATGGCCATCTTCTTCAAGGGCATGACCGCGGGGGAGACGGTGGGCCTGGCCGAGGCCATGATGGGCACGGGCGAGGTGCTGGATCTCTCCGACCTCCCGGGGCCGAAGGCCGACAAGCACTCCACGGGGGGGGTGGGCGACAAGACTAGCCTGATCTTGGCCCCCCTCGCCGCGGCCTGCGGAGTGTACGTGCCCATGATCTCCGGCCGCGGCCTCGGACACACCGGGGGCACCCTGGACAAGCTCGAATCGATCCCGGGCTTCCGGGTCAACCTATCGCTCACCGAGTTCCGGGCCGTGCTCCGTAAGGCAAGGCTGGGCCTGATCGGCCAGACCCCTGAGATCGCCCCCGCGGACCGAAAGCTCTACGCCCTGCGCGACGTCACCGCCACCGTGGAGAGCCTGCCCCTGATCGCGGCCTCGATCATGAGCAAGAAGATGGCGGAGGGGATCGACGCTCTGATCCTGGACGTGAAGACGGGGGATGGCGCGTTCATGAAGACCTTGCCGGAGTCGAAGGGCCTGGCCGAGACGATGGTGGCGATCGGCCGGGGCCTGGGCAAGAAGGTGGCCGCCCTCATCACGGACATGGAGCAGCCCCTGGGCCACGCGGTGGGTAACGCGCTCGAGGTTGCGGAGTGCGTCGAGACCTTGAAGGGCCGGGGCCCCAAGGACTTGGAGTCCCTTTCCCTGGAGCTTGCGGGCTGGATGCTGACCCTCGGGGGCCTGGTCCCAACCATGGAAGCGGCCCGGGCCCGGGTGCGGGACGCCTTGGGCTCTGGCGCCGGGCTCCGGAAGTTTCAGGAGATCGTGGAGCTCCAGGGGGGGGACCCCCGGGTCTGCGACGACGGCTCCCGGCTGCCTCGGGCGCGGGAACAGGTGGACCTCAAGGCCGAGGCGGACGGGCGAGTGGTCCGCATCGGCTGCCGGGCCGTGGGCCACGCGGCCATGCTCCTGGGCGCGGGCCGGGAAACCGTGGACAGCGCCATCGACCCCGCGGTAGGCCTCGTGCTGCACAAGAAGGTGGGCGACCTCGTGATCAAGGACGAGCCGCTCCTGACCCTGCACGTCAACGACCGCGGGCGCCTGGACGAGGCCCAGCATCGGCTGCGGGAGGCCATCCGCGTTGCTCCCGAGGCCCCCCCGCGCGCTCCCCTCATCCACGCCGTCCTTGACTGA
- a CDS encoding N-acetylmuramic acid 6-phosphate etherase, whose translation MRPATWSRLPTEARNPRSRRLDALSTTRIVGLILDEDRRALRAAARERAAIARAAVAAARSLAAGGRLLFLGAGTSGRLGVLEAAECPPTFGTPPASIRAVMAGGRRAVFRAVEGAEDRASEGRREGKRLRPRDLLVAISASSVTPFARGALRGARAGGARTVLLTCAPGKAPRGLAEIVIALRTGPEVLTGSTRLKAGSATKAVLNAITTAAMVRLGKVYGNLMVDLRPTSAKLKDRSRRIVQLAAGGSKQRAERLLAAAGGEAKTAILMSALGGTAKEARARLRAAGGHLRQALARPRPDQDP comes from the coding sequence GTGAGGCCCGCGACCTGGTCGCGCCTCCCCACGGAGGCTAGGAATCCCCGGAGCAGGCGCCTCGACGCGCTGTCGACGACGAGAATCGTGGGCTTGATCCTCGACGAGGACCGCCGGGCCCTCCGGGCCGCGGCCCGGGAGCGGGCCGCCATCGCCCGCGCGGCGGTGGCGGCGGCCCGGTCCCTGGCCGCCGGCGGGCGGCTCCTCTTCTTGGGCGCGGGGACGAGCGGGCGGCTGGGCGTGCTGGAGGCCGCGGAGTGCCCACCCACGTTCGGCACTCCACCCGCTAGCATCCGCGCGGTGATGGCGGGCGGACGCAGGGCCGTCTTCCGGGCGGTGGAAGGAGCCGAGGACCGCGCAAGCGAGGGCCGGCGCGAGGGCAAGCGGCTGCGGCCGCGGGACCTCCTCGTCGCCATCTCCGCCAGTTCGGTGACGCCCTTCGCTCGCGGGGCCCTGCGGGGGGCGCGGGCGGGAGGAGCGCGCACCGTCCTTCTGACCTGCGCGCCCGGGAAGGCCCCGCGCGGCCTGGCCGAGATCGTGATCGCGCTCCGGACCGGCCCCGAGGTCCTGACCGGCTCCACGCGGCTCAAGGCCGGGTCCGCCACCAAGGCCGTCCTGAACGCCATCACCACCGCGGCCATGGTGCGGCTGGGCAAGGTCTACGGGAACTTGATGGTCGACTTGCGGCCCACCTCCGCCAAGCTCAAGGACCGGTCTCGACGCATCGTCCAGTTGGCGGCCGGAGGGTCGAAGCAGCGGGCGGAGCGCTTGCTCGCGGCTGCGGGGGGCGAGGCCAAGACCGCGATCCTCATGAGCGCGCTCGGCGGCACCGCGAAAGAGGCGCGGGCCCGGCTCCGCGCCGCGGGGGGCCATCTGCGGCAGGCCCTCGCCCGGCCCCGGCCGGATCAGGACCCGTAG
- a CDS encoding nucleoside transporter C-terminal domain-containing protein, translating to MERLYSLVGLVLFLGIAYACSSDRKAIKPRTVIWGLGLQFVLALFVLRTQWGQDLFTWIGALVTRLLGLSFVGSEFVFGKLGAKSGGEGPIGFVFAFQVLPTIVFAAATFAVLYHLGVMQVVVKAFAMVMTRLMGASGAESVNVAASIFMGQTEAPLTVRPFLGGMTQSELLCVMTSGMAHVSAGIMGAYVFLGAEARHLLAAVLMTAPGTILLAKILIPETGSPQTMGTVKVDMPRSDVNVIGAAARGTSEGLYLALNVAAMLISFLALVALVNLVLGHIGNWFHVELSLERILGVVFAPLALAMGVPGKDAFAIGDLLGTRMVLNELIAYTRLGPMQATLDPRSFTIATYALCGFANFGSVGIQIGGIGALIPERRNDLARLGLRALLAGTLANFVSASIAGMLL from the coding sequence ATGGAACGCCTGTATTCGCTCGTCGGCCTCGTCCTGTTTCTGGGAATCGCCTACGCGTGCTCGAGCGATCGGAAGGCCATCAAGCCCCGCACCGTGATCTGGGGCCTGGGCCTGCAGTTCGTGCTTGCCCTCTTCGTGCTCCGGACCCAGTGGGGCCAGGACCTCTTCACGTGGATCGGCGCCCTCGTCACGCGCCTGCTCGGCCTGTCGTTCGTGGGCTCGGAGTTCGTCTTTGGCAAACTGGGGGCGAAGAGCGGGGGGGAAGGGCCGATTGGCTTCGTCTTCGCGTTTCAGGTCCTGCCCACCATCGTCTTCGCGGCCGCGACCTTCGCCGTGCTTTACCACCTGGGCGTCATGCAGGTCGTGGTCAAGGCCTTCGCGATGGTCATGACCCGCCTCATGGGGGCGAGCGGAGCGGAGAGCGTGAACGTGGCCGCCTCCATCTTCATGGGCCAAACCGAAGCCCCCTTGACCGTCCGGCCTTTCCTGGGGGGAATGACCCAGTCGGAGCTCCTCTGCGTCATGACATCGGGCATGGCCCACGTCAGCGCGGGGATCATGGGGGCCTATGTTTTTCTCGGGGCCGAGGCCCGCCACCTGCTGGCGGCCGTGCTCATGACCGCACCGGGGACGATCCTCCTGGCCAAGATCCTCATCCCCGAGACGGGGTCTCCCCAGACGATGGGAACGGTAAAGGTGGACATGCCCCGTTCCGACGTCAACGTCATCGGGGCCGCCGCCCGGGGGACGAGCGAAGGGCTCTACCTGGCCCTGAACGTGGCCGCCATGCTCATTTCCTTCTTGGCCCTAGTGGCCCTCGTCAATCTGGTTCTGGGCCACATCGGCAACTGGTTTCATGTAGAGCTGAGCCTGGAGAGAATCCTGGGCGTGGTCTTCGCCCCCCTGGCCCTGGCCATGGGCGTGCCCGGGAAAGACGCCTTCGCAATCGGAGACCTCCTGGGTACGCGGATGGTGCTGAACGAGCTGATCGCCTACACGCGGCTCGGGCCAATGCAGGCGACGCTCGACCCCCGCAGCTTCACCATCGCCACCTACGCCCTCTGCGGCTTCGCCAACTTCGGCTCCGTGGGCATCCAGATCGGGGGCATCGGAGCCTTGATCCCGGAGCGGCGCAACGACCTCGCCCGCCTCGGGCTGCGCGCCCTGCTCGCGGGAACCCTAGCCAACTTCGTGAGCGCCTCCATCGCGGGGATGCTGCTGTGA
- the queF gene encoding preQ(1) synthase has product MHPVAGLETFPNRHPGRDYTIEHTCPEFTALCPKTGQPDFATIRLSYVPDRECVELKSLKLYLQAFRNRGIFYEHVTNVILDDLVAAVKPRSMTVEGHFHVRGGISTVVRASYEAPRRARRRGR; this is encoded by the coding sequence ATGCACCCTGTGGCCGGCCTCGAGACCTTCCCCAATCGCCACCCCGGCCGCGACTACACCATCGAGCACACCTGCCCCGAGTTCACGGCCCTTTGCCCCAAGACCGGCCAGCCCGACTTCGCCACCATACGCCTGAGCTACGTGCCCGATCGGGAGTGCGTGGAGCTGAAGAGCCTCAAGCTTTACCTGCAGGCCTTCCGAAACCGCGGGATCTTCTATGAGCACGTGACCAACGTGATCCTGGACGACCTGGTCGCGGCGGTGAAGCCGCGGAGCATGACCGTGGAGGGGCACTTCCACGTTCGGGGGGGCATCTCGACCGTGGTGCGTGCGAGCTACGAGGCCCCCCGCCGGGCCCGCCGGCGGGGCCGATGA
- a CDS encoding zinc-binding dehydrogenase — translation MPLRMKAAILYGREDVRVEDVEVPALDPGDVLLRTKVALTCGTDVKVFRRGYHARMIVPPAVFGHEVAGVVEKVGAGLEGVEPGTPVVVANSAPCGECHYCRHDMPSLCDDLLFWNGAYAEFARIPARVVKHNLIPLTEGLAFREAAMVEPLACVVRGVEESWIGRGQSVAVIGVGPIGLMFVALAHMRGAHVVAAGRNRARLEKALEMGAETTVSVLEGPDLAEQLRECSPGRRGPDVVIEAVGLPETCEAAVRAVRKGGVVNLFGGCPADSRIGIDSQRLHYQELTIKSTFHHTPESVRKAFRLIADGHIDPNAFITSDAPLDELPQVLGRLARGGDGLKTAILPWGPE, via the coding sequence TTGCCCCTGCGCATGAAGGCCGCCATCCTCTACGGGAGAGAGGACGTACGCGTCGAGGATGTCGAGGTCCCCGCCCTTGACCCGGGCGATGTTCTCCTGCGCACGAAGGTGGCCTTGACTTGTGGCACCGACGTAAAGGTCTTCCGCCGCGGCTACCATGCCCGCATGATCGTGCCCCCCGCAGTCTTCGGGCACGAGGTGGCGGGGGTGGTGGAGAAGGTCGGGGCGGGCCTCGAGGGTGTGGAGCCGGGCACGCCGGTGGTTGTCGCGAATTCGGCCCCCTGTGGAGAGTGCCACTATTGCCGGCACGACATGCCTAGCCTCTGCGATGACCTCCTTTTCTGGAACGGGGCCTACGCGGAGTTCGCCCGGATCCCGGCCCGGGTCGTGAAGCACAATCTCATCCCGCTCACCGAGGGCCTCGCCTTCCGGGAGGCGGCCATGGTCGAGCCCCTGGCCTGCGTGGTGCGGGGCGTGGAGGAGAGCTGGATCGGCCGCGGGCAGTCGGTGGCCGTGATCGGCGTCGGCCCCATCGGCCTTATGTTCGTGGCGCTGGCCCATATGCGCGGAGCCCACGTGGTGGCAGCTGGCCGGAACCGCGCCCGGCTCGAGAAGGCCCTGGAGATGGGGGCGGAGACGACCGTCTCCGTGCTCGAGGGCCCGGACCTAGCCGAGCAACTCCGTGAGTGCAGTCCAGGCCGCCGCGGCCCCGACGTCGTGATCGAAGCGGTGGGCCTGCCGGAGACGTGCGAAGCCGCCGTGCGAGCCGTCCGCAAGGGAGGGGTCGTCAACCTCTTCGGTGGCTGCCCGGCCGACAGCCGTATCGGGATTGACTCCCAGCGCCTCCACTATCAGGAGCTGACGATCAAATCCACGTTCCACCATACGCCGGAGAGCGTCCGGAAGGCGTTCCGGCTGATCGCGGATGGGCACATCGACCCGAACGCCTTCATCACATCCGATGCCCCTCTGGACGAGCTGCCCCAAGTCCTAGGACGGCTGGCCCGTGGCGGCGATGGCCTGAAGACCGCGATCCTGCCTTGGGGACCGGAGTAG
- a CDS encoding purine-nucleoside phosphorylase, whose protein sequence is MSVLKQAEEAAKFIAGRTPLRPSIGLVLGSGLGAFARTLDKATSVPYSQIPHFPTATAPGHGGELVVGHAGGVPVAVMSGRVHYYEGYRMDQVVFPVRVLARLGVKILILTNAGGSINVNYKPGELMVIEDHINYMGTNPLLGPNEDELGPRFFDMTEPYDARLREIAEAACWKAGVPVRKGVYIGFTGPSYETPAEIKMARAMGADAVGMSTVPEVIAARHMGLRVLGLSCLTNMASGVLKKKLDHREVLAVGEKVKMGLLDALNRIIQEAAKQA, encoded by the coding sequence GTGAGCGTCCTCAAACAGGCGGAGGAAGCGGCAAAGTTCATCGCCGGGCGGACGCCCCTTCGCCCCTCGATCGGCCTCGTCCTGGGGTCCGGCCTGGGCGCTTTCGCCCGGACCCTGGACAAGGCGACCAGCGTCCCCTATAGCCAGATCCCCCACTTCCCCACCGCCACCGCCCCCGGCCACGGCGGGGAGCTCGTGGTGGGCCACGCGGGGGGCGTGCCGGTGGCGGTCATGTCGGGCCGGGTCCACTACTACGAGGGCTACCGGATGGACCAGGTCGTCTTTCCGGTGCGGGTGCTGGCCAGGCTGGGGGTCAAGATTCTGATCCTGACCAACGCCGGGGGCAGCATCAACGTCAACTACAAGCCCGGAGAGCTGATGGTCATCGAGGACCACATCAACTACATGGGCACCAACCCCCTTCTGGGGCCCAACGAGGACGAGCTCGGCCCCCGCTTCTTCGACATGACCGAGCCCTATGACGCCCGGCTGCGCGAGATCGCGGAGGCTGCTTGCTGGAAAGCGGGGGTGCCCGTGCGCAAGGGGGTCTACATCGGCTTCACCGGGCCCTCCTACGAGACGCCCGCCGAGATCAAGATGGCCCGCGCCATGGGGGCGGACGCGGTGGGCATGTCCACCGTGCCCGAGGTGATCGCCGCCCGCCACATGGGCCTGCGGGTGCTCGGCCTCTCCTGCCTCACCAACATGGCCTCCGGGGTGCTCAAGAAGAAGCTGGACCACCGGGAGGTCCTGGCCGTGGGGGAGAAGGTGAAAATGGGCCTCCTCGACGCGCTGAACCGGATCATCCAGGAGGCGGCAAAGCAGGCATGA